CTGGTCGTCAATTCGTCCCAGAAACTCGATATTTCCATCTGGCAAATAGCGAGCCAAGTCTCCAGTTTTGTAAAGGCGGGATTCAGACCTCTCCTCCAACCCCTCCCCTACTAGACGAGGGGTGTAACTCTCCCCCTTCTCTTGCAGGGAAGTCTGTTGGGGGGTTAGGTTTTGATTAAACGGGTTGGCAATAAACTTTTGCGCTGTGAGTTCCGGTCGATTCAGATAACCACGCGCCAAACCAGCACCGCCGATGTATAACTCACCCGGTACGCCAATGGGAACTGGCTGAAGATGAGCATCCAAGATATAAATCTGCGTGTTCGGGATTGGACGACCTAGAGGAACTGTTTCAGAATTTCGCTCCGCTTTCTGACCTGCTACCTGATAGGTAAGTACGCCTACTGTTGCTTCTGTTGGCCCGTAATGGTTGAAGATTTGGCAGTTGGAAGCTAGTTTTTGAATTGTCTCAATCAAATTCCAAGTTAAAGCTTCACCACCAAGGATTAATCGCTTTCTAGGTAAGATGTGCGCGGGGTTAGAAGCTGTCAGTAAAGCCGATAGGTGAGAAGGAACAATTTTGAGGCAATCAATGGGATGTTTTTGAAAGTAATTTGTCAGTGCTTCTGGGTCAGTTGCGCGTTCTTGGGAGACTATATGGAGACACCCACCCGTACACAAAGCCGGGAAAAGAACTGTATGACCTAAATCGGCAGCGAAGGTGGAAATAATGGCATAACTAGCACCTGCTGGTAAATCTAGTCTATTAATAATACCGTTGACGTAATTCAGCAGTTGTTGATGCTCGACGGCAACTCCTTTAGGTGTGCCAGTGGAACCGGAGGTGTAGATTACATAAGCCAGGTTTGAGGGCTTTTGAATGGAGTTTTGACTTTCGACTTCTATGGTTTCCCAATCTGTATCCAGACATACGACCTTGGCGCTGTGTTGGGGAATTTCTAAAAACTGTTTTTGAGTTAACAACACTGGCACTTGAGCATCTTGCAACATCAAGGCGAGGCGTTCTTTTGGCATTGCCGGATCTAGCGGTAGATATGCACCGCCTGCCTTGAAAATGCCTAGCATTCCCATCACCATTTCTAGAGAACGTTCAACGCAAATACCAACGACGACCTCTGGTTTAACTCCCAAGTTTTGCAGGTGATGCGCTATTTTGTTGGCACGATCGTTGAGTTCTCGGTAGGTTAATTGTTGATTTTCAAATACAACGGCAATGTTGTCTGGCGTGCGTTCTACTTGTTCTTCAAACAGTTGGTGGATGCACTTGGATTGGTGGTAATCAGTTTGAGTGTTGTTGAATTCAACTAATAATTCGTGTTGAGAGCGATCGCTCAGTATATTTAACTCACCAATTGCGGTTTCTGGGCTGTTAGCAGCACTTTCCACTAAGCTATGAAATTGTTCTGCCAAGGCTTGAATCGCCTCTATACCGATGATGCCAGCATCATAGTCAAACTTGGCACTCAGCGACTCATCCCGACGCACGCAAGAGAGTTTGACTTTGAAGCGCTCGCAGCAGACGTACTGCTGGTAAATCGCAAATGATAAATCGCTAGCAGAATACTTGTTTAGCTGTTCTTCAAACTCGAAACCGAAGGGAAAGCCGGATAAGGTTGCAGTGCTAATATTTTCCTGGCAGAAATACTCTTGCCAGTTATTGGCATCGTTTACAGACTGCTGAACTTGCTGTACGATTTCACTAAATCTCAAGCTGTCTTCTAGATGAGTGCGAAGCGGTAAGAATTTGGCAAACAGTCCTAGTGCTGGCTCCAATTCTTCATATTTTCGACCATTAAAAGCAGTGCTAACGATGATATCTGACTGTCTAGTTAGTCGCCAAAGTAGAGTTTTCCAGCAAGCGAGTAAGACGGCTGAAATAGAAGTATTGTATTTTTGCGAGATCGCTGTAATTTTGGTAACTAAATCTGGCTCAATCTGGTACTCAATTGACTTGGGTTTAAACTTAGCTGATAAAGCAAGCAGTTTTTTCTCTAAAGGTAGCTTCAAATTAGCTAAGTTAGAAAATTGCTGTTTCCAGTATTTTTTACCCGTTAAATCATCCTCATCCTCAAGCAATTGATTCTGCCACTCGGAAAATTGCACGTACTGCACAACTTCTTCCTCGGCTATTTCCTCACCTCGAAGACTGGCGGTGTATCCTTTGCTAATTTCTTGTACCAGATTCTTCAATGTCCAACTGTCGGCGCAAAGGGAAGGCAAAGTAACAATTAAAATATGTTGGTCATCCGACAGAGTAATTAGGGATGCACGCAGTCGCGAACCAGTAGGTTCGGAAGTAGAAATTGAGCATTTTTCTTCTTGAAGAATTACCTTTATTTTTGCTTCTTGTTCCTGGGAATTACAATCGCTTAAATTGATAGAACACCAAGAGGTTGCGTCGATGCGATCGCTGATAACTTGGATCGGTATTTTTATCCCTGGTTCTCGATGAAAACTTGTTCGCAGGATTTCGTGCCGATTGATAATTTGCTGAACAGCTTCTTTTAAAGCTGTTGTCTTGAGATTGCCTTCTATCAAAATTGCACATTGGGCGAAATAAGCGGCGCTATCTTGTTGCAATAACCAAAGATATTTTTGCTGAGGAGACAACCGAAATCCATTTATAGTTTGCATTTTTTAATGTTCTCACTACGTATGCTGCTTGCTTAATTTGTAAAAAAAGTTAGACTTGTTACCAAACAATATTTGGTTATAAAACCGCAAAAAATATTTGAATTTTTTGCCAGATTCTACTTAGGCGTTAAGATAAAAACGCAAAAGTTGCTAACTTTTTTTTGCGTTTTTTTGCGTTAAAAAGCCTCTCTCTTAATTTCTTGGTCAGTTGTCATTTCCCCCATCGCTACTACAATCTTCCGCGAACCTATAAATGGGTTACGGCTGTGTGCAGCCAACATATTGTCCAACATTAAGATGTCTCCTTCCTGCCAAGGAAAACTAACAGATGCCTGTTGATAGACCTCTTGAAGTTCTGCGATTACAGAATCCTCGATGGTAGTACCATCTCCGTAATAGACATTCCGGGGCAGGTTTTCTTCTCCAAATACAGATAATAAAGAGGCGCGGACTGCTGGATCTAAGCAGGAGACATGGTGCAAGAAAAGTTGATTAAAAAATACCGTTTCTCCTGTTTTTGGATGCTTGGATATCGCCGAACGAATTTGGCGAGTTCTCAACCCATTGTCTTCTCTCCACTCAAATTCGATTGCCGCTTTCCGGCAATAATCTTCCACGACATTTTTATCGGTGGTTCTAAAAAACTCTTGCCAGCTAACATCTAATCCATCTGTATAGTTGCGGACGTACATAATTTGCTTTTGGGCAAATCTTTCTTTAAGTTGGGAATCGAGTAGCTGGTAAACTTTGCGGCAGTCGATAATCGGAGTTTCTCCGCCTTGCTGTGCAGCTTTGACGCAGAAAAACCAAATTTTTAAAGGCCAACGGTGTAAATGCGAACTCTCGTTATGAAACAAGATAGATTTATCCGCCGGATAAGGAGTGGAACCGTAAACTTGTCCGCTAACTCCTTCTCGGGGTAAGTCTCCGTATTCTCCGAACAAATGGGGACAAATGGCTTGGGCAAATTGCTCAAAAACGGACACTAAAGGTTCGTTAAAGCCTCGAAACAGAATTCCTCCATGTTGTAATAGCTTGGTTTGGATTAAGTCTTGGTTATTTTTTGCCCAATCAACGATATCAACCTCTTTTACGGTAGGTTTGAGAATTAAGGGGAATGTTTCACCTACTTGTAAATATTCAGTTTTGACTAATTCGCCTTTGGGCAGAGTAATTGCTTTTGGTTTAATGTTCTTGAATTTGCTGAAGTTACTCTTTTCGTGTTTAGTTTCTTGCATTGCTTGTTGTTTCTTTTCAGCTTCGGTGAGTGTTTCTAAACGATTGAGTCGCGTATCCGGCTGTGCGACGATGCTGTTGAGGAGAGTTTC
This window of the Coleofasciculus sp. FACHB-T130 genome carries:
- a CDS encoding non-ribosomal peptide synthetase is translated as MQTINGFRLSPQQKYLWLLQQDSAAYFAQCAILIEGNLKTTALKEAVQQIINRHEILRTSFHREPGIKIPIQVISDRIDATSWCSINLSDCNSQEQEAKIKVILQEEKCSISTSEPTGSRLRASLITLSDDQHILIVTLPSLCADSWTLKNLVQEISKGYTASLRGEEIAEEEVVQYVQFSEWQNQLLEDEDDLTGKKYWKQQFSNLANLKLPLEKKLLALSAKFKPKSIEYQIEPDLVTKITAISQKYNTSISAVLLACWKTLLWRLTRQSDIIVSTAFNGRKYEELEPALGLFAKFLPLRTHLEDSLRFSEIVQQVQQSVNDANNWQEYFCQENISTATLSGFPFGFEFEEQLNKYSASDLSFAIYQQYVCCERFKVKLSCVRRDESLSAKFDYDAGIIGIEAIQALAEQFHSLVESAANSPETAIGELNILSDRSQHELLVEFNNTQTDYHQSKCIHQLFEEQVERTPDNIAVVFENQQLTYRELNDRANKIAHHLQNLGVKPEVVVGICVERSLEMVMGMLGIFKAGGAYLPLDPAMPKERLALMLQDAQVPVLLTQKQFLEIPQHSAKVVCLDTDWETIEVESQNSIQKPSNLAYVIYTSGSTGTPKGVAVEHQQLLNYVNGIINRLDLPAGASYAIISTFAADLGHTVLFPALCTGGCLHIVSQERATDPEALTNYFQKHPIDCLKIVPSHLSALLTASNPAHILPRKRLILGGEALTWNLIETIQKLASNCQIFNHYGPTEATVGVLTYQVAGQKAERNSETVPLGRPIPNTQIYILDAHLQPVPIGVPGELYIGGAGLARGYLNRPELTAQKFIANPFNQNLTPQQTSLQEKGESYTPRLVGEGLEERSESRLYKTGDLARYLPDGNIEFLGRIDDQVKLRGFRVELGEVETVLSQHPGVRQSIVLLREDVGQRLVAYIVSNSALINDNELRSFLKEKLPEYMVPSAFVILKALPLTPNGKIDRLALPAPETIKPVADTFVAPRNSVEEVLAGIWVHLLKLQKVGIYDNFFDLGGHSLLIPQLLAKVRETFQIELTLRDFFDAPAIANLGKNIEMKQGVIPFVSPASNLNLDAEAVLDPTIRPDSIPVELVTEQSCIFLTGATGFLGAFLLSELLQQTQADIYCLVRATNAESGKERLQNSLESYSLWDENFSSRIIPIMGELSKPLLGLSDEQFRDMASQIDVIYHNGALVNFTYPYSALKAANVLGTQEVLRLASLIKLKPVHFISSTNAVSPAGGSGVRVIREQDSINPEEVIDTGYAQSKWVAEKLATIARDRGIPVCIYRPGRISWHSQTGLCNKSDNTFRWVKGCIQLGSVPKRDAMVNLVPIDYASRAIAYLSRQKESLNKDFHIVNPYPAHWNQVINWVRSFGYPLREISYDQWHGELLEAAQKSSGNALSPLVDFMNQPTSQEPASTPAILQFDCQNTLDGLAGSSIVCPPLEAELFAPYFSYLIDNGLLDAPPVGEFAATTLNNHVLS